CTGTATTCATTTCCTAAAACCAAGAGGTGCAAATTAGaggattaaaattaaaagagactTCTTTTTGCACTAACAATTAGAGAGCAAGACAGGTCAGACTTGTTTACTCCCCAAATTGAGTAACTGTCAGATGGGTCACAATTGTTGCGGCACGATGTAGGGGACGTCAAGGAGACCCACTTCTTTAGTTATAGATTGTAATTGTATATTGATTAGCAGTGGGAGATAAATCCTGTAACTTTGCATGAAACCTCCAAGTGGCAGTGACCATTCTCAAGCACCTATGGCACAAACAGCTTGTGCCACCACAGAAGTGAGGAGTCAGATTAGGAGTCACAAGCAACTTTTGTGATGAACAATACCtgtcattaataaaaataaggcTCTCTAGGAATATTTCCAATTGGAGTGGGGATTATTTGAGCCATTTACAGCTCCAAGTCCATTAAGCAACCTGCTAGCCAATTCCTCTTGTTGGAGGTTCACACTAGCACCCTAAGGCATCAATGGCGAGCTTACTATAGAGACAACTACAAATCATGCACAAAATCCTCCTTAGAATTGTCTGTTATACTAAAATCATAGcagttataaattatttaattctttccttatttgTCAACTTGTACAGCTCACGGTAGCTTAAGTTTAGGAGCAATTATCTTGCCTACAAACGTGTATATATTCTGTATTCCATCTCTAATGAAATTGTATGAGTCTACTTTCTAATTCTGGGTGTTTCCTCTATATGGTATTAGTCTAAAAGCCACCAAACCTCTAccgagtttttttttcttctaattccTCTCTTCCCTTCCACTTTCACCATGGCCAACTCTTCTTCAGAAAACACCCCAATAGCCATCAATGCTACCCAACAAATACTGCAAGACTCACACCAACCAATTTTCCTTCCTGGCATGCTCAGTTTGAGTCACTCCTCCTCGGTTATAACCTCTATGGTTATGTTGATAAAACTCATAGATGTCCCCTTCAACCAACAACACCTAATGCAGCTGCTACTATAGCTTATTAGCTTTGGTTTCGTCAGGACAAACTTATTTTAAGTGCCATTCTGACCTCTGTCTCTCCAGCTGTGATACCGCTCATAGCAACATCAAAGACATCTCATCAAGCTTGGACTAAACTCACCAAGCTCTATGCTAGTAGATCAAGGACTCGTGTGATGTAGCTGAAAGAGGATCTCACCCTCACACAGCATGGCACTCGCACAACAACAGAGTATCTCTACTCTATCAAAACAATTCCTGATGAACTTCCCTCATTGATGCTCCTCTATCTCAAGATGACATCACTTTATATGTTTTGCATGGATTAGTCTCTGAATATCGTGACATTGTTGCCCCCATTCGAGCCCGTGAATCCTCTCTCTCCTTTGAAGAATTACATGATCTCTTAATTGGTCATGAGGCATATCTCTGAAGACTTGATTCAACTGCACAATCCTTGGTGCTAACAACAAATACTACTCAACGTCGAGACTCTCGTGCTTCCAAACCACAGAACTCGTCATCATCAAAGCATGACTTCAGGTTCAAAAGTAAGCAATCAGAGCAGTATAAATACCCACCAAAATGTCAGTTCTGTGATCAACAAGGGCATATTGTAAAATATTGCCCCAAGCTGCAGTAACAAGAACCACATGTGAACTGCACTACTGCTACTCGAAGCCCAGACAAGCATTGGCTTCTTGACTCAGCAGCCTGCCATAACATCACCTCTTAGGTTTCCAATCTCCAACTTCACACTAAATATGATGGTACTGATGAGGTTATTATTGGAGATGGATTAGGTTTGCCCATTACTCTCTTTGGTTCCCTCACTTTATCTTTCCCGAAAAGTTCAAGAAACACTTTGTGTGCTTGATATAAATAAGAACTTGATTTCTGTCCATCACTTCACCAAGCAAAATAATGTTTTACTTGAATTTCATCCCAActtttttcttgtgaaggatcgGAAAACGGGGGAGATAATTCTTCAAAGCCCATGTGAGCATGGCATCTATCCTCTACCTTCATCATCTATTGCTACACCTGTTGCACTCATTCATGAAAGAACCTCTGCAACTGGTTGGCACCAAAGACTAGGCCACCCATCTTCAAAAGTTGTTAACATAATTATTAGTTGTTTTTCTCTTCCAACTACTTCTTCTGATTCAAATTCCACCCATTTTCAATCGTGTCTAATTAATAAAGCTCATCAGTTGCCTTTTCATAAGCATGGTTTGACTAGTAAAGCTCCATTTGATTTGATATACATGGATGTATGGGGACCTTCACCTACTGCCAGTCTCAATGGTCATCGTTTTTATGTCATTCTTGTCGATCACTTCACAAAATACGTGTGGTTCTTTCCATTACATCAAAAATCtgatgtgaaaaatatatttcaacatTTCTACAAAATGATTGAAaccaaatttcaaataaaaattaaaggagTATATTTTGACAATGGGGGAAAATTTGTTGCCCTGAAATCCTTCTTCATTCATAATGGCATTAGCTATTACACAACAGCCCCCCatacaccacaacaaaatagGTTCTCAGAGCGTAAACATAGACACATTGTCGAGATGGGCAAAactcttcttactcatgcttctCTTCCCTCAGAATATTGAGCCTATGCTTTTGCCACTGCCACATATTTGATTAATAAGCTCCCTTCACCCGTTCTTCAACATAAAACATCACTTGAAGCTCTTTTTAACCAAAAACCTCAGTATGAAAAACTGAGATTTTTTGGCtgcctctgttttccatggctTAAGCCTTACAACACTCACAAGCTACAAGACAAATCTGTCCCATGCCTCTTTCTTGGCTACTCAACTAGTCAAAGTGCATACTTGTGCCTTTATCTCCCAACTCAGCGTCTCTATACTTCTAGGCATGTCATCTTTGATGAAAATGTCTATCCTTTCAAAAAAGAGGCAGCTCACAAATCAAGTATACTATCATCTCCAGAAAATGAATTCATCTCGGGACCACTTTTGCAGCTTGTCTCCAAGTATAACATACATGTCTCACGGCCTCAAGAAGAAATTTCTCCTGCTTCTTCCCCTTCCATTAAAGTACAAGAGCCAGTAATTCCAATTTCAAATCAGGTAACTCCAGAAACTTTTCCTCCTTCATTACCACAGCCACCACGCACCATCATCACAAGATCCATGAATAACATTTTTCAACCCAAAACAAATTCACCACACCTCCAAGCATTCAATACCTGAATCCCAAGAGCCTACATGTGTCAGTCAAGCTCTAAGGGATCCAAACTAGTGCAAGGCTATGTTAGATGAAGTCACAGCACTTCTTCATCATGGGACTTGGGACTTAGTTCCTCCTACTCAAGATCAAAATCTGGTTGGCTGTAAATTTGTGTTTCGAATTAAGAGAAATTCTGATGGCACAATAAATTGATACAAAGCAAGACTTGTTGCTAAAGGCTTTTATCAAATACCTGGAATCGACTACTCTCAAACCTTTAGTCCAGTTGTGAAACCAGCTACAATTAGGCTTATTCTAAGCATTTCTGTCATACATGGATGGTCAATGCGACAACTAGACATCAACAACGCATTTTTGCTTGGGTCTCTTGATGAGACTGTTTTCATTCATCAACCTCCCGGGTTTGAGGACTCCTCTAAACCTCATCATGTATGCAAGTTGAAAAAGAGTATATATGAGTTGAAGTAAGCCCCACGGCAGTGGTACCAAGCTCTAAGGGATGCCCTCCTCAGCTTTGGCTTTATTCACTTGGCAACTGATAACTCattgttcatttttaattctaatgAAATTTTGTGTTACTGTCTTGTTTACATTGATGATATAATAGTCACAGGCAATAACAACAAGTTTACAAATGAGATTATTGCAAAGCTGGGCACTACTTTCTCAGTCAAAGATATGGGCAACTTGAACTTCTTCTTAGACATCGAGGACCTTCCCACAGCAAAAGGACTCTTCTTGTCCCAACACAAAAATGTTCGGGAGCTATTAATGAAAACATCAATGGataatgttgcccagatgactaacacaagagggggggtgaattgagttgtattaaaaaaataataattataaataaaatatataatataaaatagaaacaaaatatgaaatagcaataaatataaagagtaagggtaagagagaagcaaactcagtatgttaacgagattaggtcccactgcctatgtcctcgcctcaagctaccccttgaaaattcttaaattcactattcaacctccttcaggtggagatagaaacttattacacctttgaacaacaccgctacaaaggatccgtgtagaacaccctctacacttgcaatcaccttatacgtagttattcaactattctccatgtagaacactttctataagcacaagggttatacacaccatttttctgatacaagagctgatagtgggtaagttatcagaaaacactcctcaattagtgaaataagaacaatacagcataaactatatctctcaaaatgaacaagaattaaggctcaatgtttagagaagaaaaaatgtaagatttaaatgaatgttgtatgctcttggtgttgtgaatgtgaagctctcaaatgatctatttataggcatatgagactcaatattcaaatttaaaaagattcacatgtcaaagacaacatcattcactttttcaaaaaattcaaacctaatattttacttttgacatatgacaaaaggagcacactttccttttaaaaaaaaattcaaacctaatcttttactttttctatatgacaaaaggagcacattttccttttcaaaaaattcaaatctaatcttttactttttgtatatgacaaaaggagcacactttacttttcaaaattttcaaacaaaatcatctaccttttgtataagtctaaaaaaatcaatcacttttgaaaatattcaaataaaacatgaaagatgacaatctatcatttttaatattttcaaagttcaaccctttaatcaaggtatgcacatgtgaaagatgacaatcaatcatctttcaaaattttcaaatttaattttcaaaatattcatgcatatgtggaaaatgtattttaatgttttatgataaaatattaattttgagccttaatcctaattttgaatttttaagagatttacaacattactctataattttaatgtgaacttgttcccttcttgctcatgcttgtttccttgatgtgcttgactccattgtgtagataacttgagcttgagacttctttattctttgaattcatttgttatcatcaaaatccatgtgtaaatatataattacacaaaaattgaaatcttgggttcaacagataATGCCAAGGAAGTCCAAACTCCAATGTCTACTACAGCTAAGCTAACGAATACACAAGCTTTTGTAGATGTTGATGGAGTTGAGTACAGAAAAGTAATTGGCGGGCTTCAATATTTGGGGCTGACACGCCTAGATATTGCCTTCTCTATCAATAAATTAGCTCAGTTCATGCAAAATCCGAAGTCAAATCATTGGGCAGCGGCTAAACGACTTCTAAGGTATCTCAAACAAACAATGTCTCATGGTATTCTGCTACAGAAAAATGCAAAATTCGAATTGAAGACATATAGTGATGTGGACTGGGCATCAAATACAGAAACTCGAGTGTCCACAACTGCTTTCATCACATTCCTAGGTTCGAATCCTATTTCCTGGTCAGCAAGAAAGCAAAGAGCAGTCTCAAGGTCATCAACTGAAGCAGAATTTCGAGCACTTGCCACTACTACATCAGAAACAATTTGGCTTCAATCTCTCATTCATGAACTTGGCCTCAAACTTCAACAACAACCTCAACTATTCTGTGACAACATTGGAGCCAATCAATTTAGTCTGAATCCAGTTCAACATACGAGGATGAAACACATTGAAATTGATCTGCTATTTACTCGAGATCTCATCAAAAAAAGGAAGATAACAGTGCATCATATTCATACTTTGGATCAACTAGCTAACCTCCTGACCAAAGCATTGCCACGACAAAGATTTCAAACATTAAGATCCAAGATTGGTGTTGCAGACGACACCTCCATCTTGAGGGGGCATATAGAGACAGGTACAAATCATGCACAGAATCCTCCTTAAGATTGTCTGTTATACTAAAATCATAGcagttataaattatttaattctttccttatttgTCAACTTGTACAGCTCACGGTAGCTTAAGTTTAGGAGCAATTATCTTGCCTTCAAACGTGTATATATTCTGTATTCCATCTCTAATGAAAGTGTATGAATCTACTTTCTAATTCTGGGTGTTTGCTCTATACCTACCCTTCCAGTAAAAGTACCAGAGTTATTCATCATGGCAGCTCTGATACCACTAGCAGCGGTAGAGAAAGCAAACTCGCCACCAAAGTTCCCAAACCCTCAACCATGAACACCAAAATTGTTGTTGACAACTTCATTCCCCGCTAAGGACTTGGTATTGGTCAGTGAATGGCTACTTCCATTCACATTAATCATGTTACACCCCAAGGTTCCAACAGGGAGCATATTATTCCCTCTACTATACTGAGATGATTTGGCTATTTCTTGTAGAATTTTCTTGACAGAGCTCTAGCATTCATCTTTGGCCTCCTTTGACTGAGCTGAGTTCTATTGTGGGATTTTTGCAGGTGAATTTGCTTAAATGACATTGTTTGTTGTGGCTAATGATGTTAAGTTGGAAGTTTGCGGGTGTTTGTTGGAAGAGGTTGGAGTTGGAGATAAGAAGGGAGAAGAGGGATTGAGTTGAGATGGCAACAGAGTGGTTGAGGAGCCTGTGCACAACATCTAAATAGGGGTCCCAGCATAGGGACTGCTTGGACCGTTCATTTGATTTTCATGCCTTGAGTTCATGGAATTCTCATGGAGAAGCCCAACAAAATTAGTAGCAGAGGTCTAGGATGATTTTGGGGACTGTGAACTGTTTACACTTGCAAAACAAATTGCTTGCATAAGACTACATCGTTAATGATTGTTCATTAATTAAATTCCCTCCTGTAATTTGCTGCACTTGCTGCTGCTCCATTTTTATAGTTAAATTATGCAGTCCAGATGAAACACAACACTTCTTGGTATTTGGAGCGAAAAAATCAGAGACAAGTTTATGCCAGATGACTCTTGCTCTGACTATTGTCCATGCTGGAACTTTTGCAGCTCAAGTTTTTTAACTTGAGGTTGCTGTTGTTCTGACAACATTCGGGTTCTTAAAAAAGGGGATGATATTTATGAATTTTGAACTTGGTCAAATGAAGCAGGATTTGCAAAGTTTGATGGCACAAATAATGAAGGCCTGAGACCACTGTCATTTTTTACAGTTGAAACAGTATCAGACCTCGTAGTGGTATCAACAATTCTGTGTTGAAGAGTTCCCAAACAAGATATGAAGTTGTTCAGCCCACCACCTCCAAATGTTTTATTGAAAAGAGATGAACTTTTGGGTGTATGTCCATGCAAATTCATGTTATACAGTGTTTGTAGAGGTCCAACTGAAGAAAATGCCCCCTTGTGGAGGCAACAAGCTCCCTGGAGATCCTAAAATGGCAGAATTTAATTGAATAAGCACAGAGGAACAGACTGGGAGTCATCAATGGGTGTTAGCGAACCAGATGGAACCATCTTTCCTGTATCAAAACTACGCATGTTCACCAAAATGATCAAATACAACATAAATAACATATCTAAAAATCTAAATGAACTTACAAAGATACCAAAACATACATAactcaattttcatattaatacaGAATGTAACTTCAAcaacttattaaaaaatcaaCACCATTTGTATCTCCCTGTTCAGCaacaaaagtaataataattctaaaaataacaatgataataataataacaataaagatACCTTTTATCATTTGAGCTAAGTTGTAGAAGATAATGATCTAATAACAGAGAAGAAAAAggcttaggaaaaaaaatggctTTGGTCATTCAATTGGCAGCAAGTATGGAAGCCAATATTTAATCAAATGGTTAAACTAAGCCTTAAACCTTTTACTGGAAAACACAAAACCAGGACACATTGATTTCACACCACCAAAAGAATCATTTTGGAATCTCAACCAAAATGTGGCAACTACTTAGCTCATCCCATCCCTCGCACTTTCACGTATCGTTCCCTCTAGTTTTTGCCTGATTTTGAAATAGACATAAAAAATGAACCATATAAAATTTATCGTCAGGAATATTTATATTGGCATCAATATAAAATCACGTTATAAAATTACGGcccaaacaaaatatcaaactcaatttaaagacgaaaaaaaaaaaaaacgcagagagagagagagagagagagagagagagagtggacacgaaaacaaataaattctatgaaaatattattatttttctctatataacttgtttttttttttaaatttacttaaattttagtttttctaaacttatttttttagattttattacaaAGTTGTGTAAGAATGATGATATAGTTGAATCTATATCATTTTTACACGTATTAAACTCCATAAGaagagatattaaaaaaaaataataatgatctTATGTCCTAGTTGTATGGCAAAATTAGTAGAAAGTTACAAAGTATGAATTCAAtaatatttcatgttattttagtgtattaatataattttatattcttttgCAAATCTTATTAGACGATAGATTGTCATGAAATTTTAGGGTATAAATGACCTAATACTTTCGTCATATTATACATATAACGTCATTACCTTATAAAAGCACTCATTTTTAGCATAGGATATTTGAATTCAATATGATCTTTCTCTTGAATTTCAGATCAGAAGTGTTACCGTTTCTAGCAGATGCAGAGCCTAAAGTTTGTTTGATGCTATATTATCAAGCTCTCAGATTTTGATTTACTTTGTGGAATTGATGAATTGAACAGGAGTGTAACGATTTGCTAGAACATATTTCTCTAAGTGCTTTTTGTATGGTTAAAAAACGAGTTCCGCTAaaaacagtcatttttatgtatttctgTGCACtttactaatgtgattggtcaaaataattattttctattaagaaaatgacgcaactaatcacattagtagaatgtataaaaaaaatatgtaaaaatgattgcatatagagtttttgaaaaagaaattaatttgccCCTATTTTTTTAACTCCCAAAATGAAATTTCTGGATCCTCCCGAGTCCCGTGTTTGAAAGTGAATCTGCGATGCATGTGTGTATCTAACAATGTCATCTCTCGATGCATGATATCGTGGTTTATATGGCTTTGCTGCGTTACATGTTTGCAAAGGTTGACTAACTGCAGATGAAACATGCCGAGAAAATCTCGATTCTCCATCAGGAAATATAATTCGTGGTTGTCATGGTACACCATTACAAATGCGCGGAACAGTTTCTAACGTTGGGTCCCACAGCTTTTTACAATCCGTACGATTCGATGGTTGTTTCTACACCTTCCGGTTCTAATCACAAACTCAGAGCGCGCAGGAGCCGAAGATCCGTCAACACCCACACCTTGCTATGCGTCTGGATAAAATTCTTACGAAGTACTTAAAGAAGTAACGCCGATTGACGCAGTCATTTGACTTCATGTACAAACTAcataaatatggaaaaataagataaatatctGTGGAAGATTTTGGGGAGGATTTTACTTAGCCGAAAGAGAAAGATATACATGCCTTATTGTCATTCAATTGTCGGAAGGAATAACTAGCAAAGATtaagaaataatgaaataatactGCGTAAAGAAACAAACATTATTTAGGGGAGTGCGagtattttctatttctttgcTGTTTTTATTAAAGAATGTGAAGGTTCCTTCGTGCGTTTGCCTTTTCACGAGGGGTATCAACCAACTATAAACtgtctttttcaattttgtttgttgTGGGGGGATTGGGTCTTCTAACATTCATCCAGGTTTGTAGACATGCACAACAAGGTATAGGATGATCTCATAGAAATTATTGAGATGCCAATTTATGCACTTAGATATTATGCACTTAGAGATGTTACAACAAATCTACACAGTTGATCTAGATATTATTGACTCCCAGATGTTTCTCCAAATCTCTCACCTACACTTCTACTGCAATACCACACACGAGTGAATGATAGAGGAATTGTTGCCTGTTACCTGGATTCAATTGCTTGAGTTTCTGAGCCTCTTAGGAATGAGCGTCGCCACCAAATCTGGAAGGCTTTGCTTAGATTAGGGCATTCAGTGCCATGCTGGGAGAAACACTGAAACCATTCCATAAACAGCACATACTGCTGCTTCAAAGGAAGAGTAAGGAGTGTCTGACCCATTGCTTCCTCCAATGCCTTCACGTCGAGCCCTTTTCTGCATCTCTGTAGCCAACCAAAGTCCAGCATCATAGGGCCAAACCATGCCAGGAGCAGTCTGGATCTCGATTCCGAACGGCAGTGCAGTTTTCTGGTCCCCATGGCAATGAAGAGAAGGGCTGAAACCCTGCTGAGCTCGTACCTGACCATCGGAGATGAATTCTCGTGCATTCTAAGCAGCTTTCCTTGATCTGCCCACATATCCACAAACTCCTCAGCCATTTGCCTATCAAACAGGATTTCTAGCAACCAATTGATGTTATCTACTTGTCTTGAGATGCGTTCAATCAACGGCATATCCTTTTCCTTCTCTGACAATCTCTCATGGGAGATAGTACCAGAGGCCTCCTCAAACAAGCTGAAAAGTGAACTCAGGCATGACTGGCAAGCAACGTAAAGGTCTTCCTTATTGAGGTCAGATTGGTCCTCATAGACTGAACTTCTACACAGGAGACCCTTGACTAATGACTTTAACTCGTTCCTAGCATTGGCATCGGTACAACTGGTGATAGACAAAACAAGCTGTCTCGCTAAATGTTGATGGGAATCTTTCGAGCCATGAGCGTACAGTCTGGACAAAACATCTCTGGTTGTTGCATCATCAAACTTAAATCTTGTAAACAGGATCCtcaatttttcctcttcttcctcagTCCAAGGAACAGCCTCAAGGTACTTTAAACAGGACAAAACCCCCTTGGTGAACATGATACCTACTGATACCTAGAAATAATAAGCAGGCATGCAAATGTTATTACAGATATCATAGCCCATATTTTGCAGAAGCTTTCTTAACACCGAACTTTTAAAGAACttcagttctttttttttttttctttttttctttttttcactttttccccACTTTTGCTTATACAGACctacaaactctctctctctctctctctctctctctctctctctctctctctctccccctccctgGCTCTCTTTCccagtttaatttatttaaagggTATGAACACATAAGATATGCATCAAAGAGAGAATTGTTTTTACCCGGCTCTCTTTCCCTGTTTAAAAGTATGTGAACATAGGTGATTATGCTTTCTGTCATAGCACTGGTGTGAAAAGGGTATGGAACACATAAGATATGCATCAGAGAAAtcccaaaaaaggaaaagaacccTAGGAGGGGAAGGGGGATTATTGTGAAACTGCCACTTGTCCCAAAAGCTTAAGTTAATAAGAAGaggtagatttaattatttgtattacaTTCTTAACATATTCTTCCTCAATGAGTGGGCCCAACACGTGAAATATTTAGTTAAATGGGATAGAGTGTAGAACCAAGATTCACACTCAGAACCTctactctgataccatgtcaagtggtaaaggccttgggcttgggggtatacTTCCCCTAGGTCTAATGTTCAAATCTCtttaggtgcaaacaatctttagGGGCCATCAGGTTAGAggattttctccttgaattaccTAAGGTGCACCTGCGGAAAACTCTTTGTTGAGGGACTGTGCACCCTCGGGATTAGTCAAGACGTTGTTTTAGAAACCCGGTgccaatcaaaaacaaaaaaaataccacGTCAAACCACCACTTGTCCGAAAAGCTTAAGTTGATGGGAAGaagtagatttaattatttatatcatattcTTAACCGTTATGATATCATTGAATAACAAAATGAACAATAAGGCATGAGCCTTCCACAACCTAAACGAAGTCTGAAGTAAAAGCAAGAGAAGCAAAAGATGAACTTCTGCAGAAGTGAGAATTGTGAAATGTTACTGGTACTTATGCAAGGAAGGGCCTTTTACAATTAATCAGTTCATCAAAAGGCTTGTTAGGTATAACATGAGAAGATGGTGATGTTATTATTAATCTTTCAATGTAACTGACAGAAGTTACCCTCTTTAGAGAGGAAACAAACTAAAGGGATGCTTGgggaatgaaatgagatgaaaattttgtgaatagtagtatgatggtttgtgaatagtagtgaaatagtttaagttaagtattcattgggttttgggaaatgagagagaagaagtttaataaaaaaattcataaaattaaaatattgttagaatttaattttttaatattatctttgtttttggatttgaaaaagttgattctTTTTtaggaagtttgggaaagttgtaatgattagtttgaaagtatttgtgttttaaTGATGTTTAGAAAgggaataagatgagatgaaataggaTGGGATGAAAACCTTTTCCAAACATCACTTAAGAAAATTAGAATAACCTGTTTAGATTCGCCAGAAAATCTGATCAAATCCCAAAAGGAAGAGAACATTTGACAGAAGAGTTAGTTGTTCATATTCGAAAATTTTAGTTTGGGAATCTCCAGCATGCAAATTTGGGCTCGGGCTGCATTTGATTAACCCTTTTCACAAATCATGCGACCAAGCACAGACCAAAGACAGAATCTAGCTTCCTATGTACTAGAAAAGATATTTccatattttataactaatttcCTATATACTCAAAAAGATTAATCCATGTTTTATCTGTTCATATGTTCCAACATCCATTCGACATCTTGCCTCTGATAGAAGAACAAGGTTGAATTCATTTGATCATTCTTCACTCTTCATAGGCACCCTAATGGTGGCGCAGCTTGGTTCTAAGTTAGATAGCTTCTGAAACAAACAATGCAGCACAGAACCATTGAGgcccaaatgaaaaaaaaaaaaaaaaaaaaaaaccaacagaGGTCAACTAGGT
This is a stretch of genomic DNA from Carya illinoinensis cultivar Pawnee chromosome 3, C.illinoinensisPawnee_v1, whole genome shotgun sequence. It encodes these proteins:
- the LOC122303398 gene encoding BTB/POZ domain-containing protein At2g13690, translating into MDPSTRHHPQARRRSWCCSFKAPPPSPENLSLSHLKSCPSNKSEIFSKPRANSVPNSPQNSKSGLGLKGRTRIDARRILSPGRVSPIDSDSTVHSVQEEIPAPIYSSTSLPKSQSFRAPAASSSPSSRSAENDAVFDVRLNLRGKCGGCLVLELNSEVLGASSDLFAGLISEYKRNSSGSSSRRKVCRIEVPDVENLRVFRETVELMFEDDIPKRLLKIGVYRCIDILEVSVGIMFTKGVLSCLKYLEAVPWTEEEEEKLRILFTRFKFDDATTRDVLSRLYAHGSKDSHQHLARQLVLSITSCTDANARNELKSLVKGLLCRSSVYEDQSDLNKEDLYVACQSCLSSLFSLFEEASGTISHERLSEKEKDMPLIERISRQVDNINWLLEILFDRQMAEEFVDMWADQGKLLRMHENSSPMVRYELSRVSALLFIAMGTRKLHCRSESRSRLLLAWFGPMMLDFGWLQRCRKGLDVKALEEAMGQTLLTLPLKQQYVLFMEWFQCFSQHGTECPNLSKAFQIWWRRSFLRGSETQAIESSLYMKSNDCVNRRYFFKYFVRILSRRIARCGC